Proteins encoded within one genomic window of Polyangium spumosum:
- a CDS encoding protein kinase domain-containing protein yields the protein MATKRRPHAPASQDPMGNPDVAAFRDGSFPEPEVSSERTAHLVTFSPGIVIAGKFALQRMIAAGSMGTVFEARDTFVERNVALKLMHPHLASDPELVARFRREAQAAARIQHPNVVTVLEVGKRRDGTFYIVHELLAGRTLRHVLETNPRRAVGEILSIALPIMGGLAAAHACGIVHRDIKPENIILSVTPSGELVPKIVDFGIAKMSSQEGGKKGLTHFGMIMGTPHYMAPEQALGGSVDMRTDIWAMGAMLFEMFTGAPPFDGDTPEEVLRKVVAEEPPRLSSLAPEAAPFAEVIHRALKKNPADRPPTMEIFTEALLGASQGGHRPLFVTSIEATDQITLKITMNPMPPLSALESEDRASLPPVEEEPEPPTLRVSMTSLEPPHAQGRARLGQSEMEWRAADTITVPYEADRAAEAERLLSVNALRDAIERARVAMSTRDVSPDVGARMSLVEAIARCWLGEYESAANAAHQALVHFERGTTGWHAALGHHLIANGHLGRKTVISVSAKELTALEDQGEATNPAHVVSCCRLVLFAVRLGQVRLAERSLEQALRHAGRPGDAGPFVAAWLNVARGELSLHRGDLTAYLQRVQSAAELFTSASDLRNSCLQRANVGNALLLLGAYEQAVTVLRESIGVAEPMQLALVAGAKANLGLALAYIGGLDEGIVMTNEALGQFRKQRNARAEATALVYLSRMHVMKKRLGEAAVMAEEAARLAEGIPAVRAHALAMQASIELANQRASVALDRASQAMDILKGLSGVEEGESLIRLAHAAALQATGRTSDAKRRVEEARAGLMTKAKRIGDERWRQVFLQNDPDNAQLMRLAKKLLGH from the coding sequence GATCCGATGGGCAACCCGGATGTGGCGGCGTTCCGGGACGGGTCGTTCCCCGAGCCGGAGGTGTCCTCGGAGCGCACGGCGCACCTCGTGACATTCTCGCCTGGCATCGTGATCGCCGGCAAGTTCGCCTTGCAGCGCATGATCGCGGCAGGGTCGATGGGGACCGTGTTCGAGGCCCGGGACACGTTCGTCGAGCGCAACGTCGCGCTGAAGCTCATGCACCCGCACCTGGCGAGTGATCCGGAGCTCGTCGCCAGGTTCCGCCGCGAGGCGCAGGCCGCCGCGCGGATCCAGCATCCGAACGTGGTGACCGTCCTCGAGGTCGGCAAGCGGCGGGACGGCACGTTTTACATCGTCCACGAGCTGCTCGCGGGGCGCACGTTGCGCCACGTCCTCGAGACGAACCCCCGCCGCGCCGTCGGCGAGATCCTCTCGATTGCGCTGCCGATCATGGGCGGGCTCGCCGCCGCGCATGCTTGCGGCATCGTTCACCGGGACATCAAGCCGGAGAACATCATCCTCTCCGTGACGCCTTCGGGCGAGCTCGTCCCGAAGATCGTCGATTTCGGCATCGCGAAGATGTCATCCCAGGAGGGCGGCAAGAAGGGGCTGACGCATTTCGGTATGATCATGGGCACGCCCCATTACATGGCGCCCGAGCAGGCGCTGGGCGGCTCGGTGGACATGCGCACGGACATCTGGGCCATGGGGGCCATGCTCTTCGAGATGTTCACGGGCGCGCCTCCCTTCGACGGGGACACGCCGGAGGAGGTCTTGCGGAAGGTCGTCGCCGAGGAGCCTCCGCGTCTCTCCTCCCTCGCGCCGGAGGCGGCGCCCTTCGCCGAGGTCATCCATCGGGCGCTGAAGAAGAACCCTGCGGACCGCCCGCCGACGATGGAGATCTTCACCGAAGCGCTGCTCGGCGCGAGCCAGGGCGGGCACCGCCCGCTGTTCGTGACGTCGATCGAGGCGACGGACCAGATCACGCTGAAGATCACGATGAACCCCATGCCGCCGCTGTCGGCGCTGGAGAGCGAGGATCGGGCGTCGTTGCCGCCGGTCGAGGAGGAGCCGGAGCCCCCCACGTTGCGCGTCTCGATGACCTCGCTCGAGCCCCCGCACGCGCAGGGGCGCGCGCGGCTCGGGCAATCGGAGATGGAGTGGCGCGCGGCCGACACGATCACCGTGCCCTACGAGGCCGATCGGGCCGCCGAGGCGGAGCGGCTCCTCAGCGTCAACGCGCTCCGGGACGCGATCGAGCGCGCGCGCGTGGCGATGTCCACCCGTGACGTGAGCCCGGACGTCGGCGCGCGGATGTCGCTCGTGGAGGCGATCGCGCGGTGCTGGCTCGGGGAGTACGAGAGCGCCGCGAACGCCGCGCATCAGGCGCTTGTCCACTTCGAACGTGGCACCACCGGCTGGCACGCGGCGCTCGGCCACCACCTCATCGCCAATGGTCACCTCGGGCGCAAGACGGTGATCAGCGTATCGGCGAAGGAGCTCACGGCGCTCGAGGACCAGGGCGAGGCGACGAATCCAGCGCACGTCGTCTCGTGCTGCCGGCTGGTCCTGTTCGCGGTGCGCCTCGGGCAGGTGCGGCTCGCGGAGCGCTCGCTCGAGCAGGCGCTGCGGCACGCGGGGCGCCCGGGGGACGCGGGGCCTTTCGTCGCCGCGTGGCTGAACGTCGCGCGGGGGGAGCTGTCGCTGCACCGGGGCGATCTGACGGCATACCTCCAGCGCGTGCAATCGGCGGCGGAGCTGTTCACGAGCGCGAGCGACCTTCGCAACTCGTGCTTGCAGCGCGCGAACGTGGGCAATGCATTGCTCCTGCTCGGCGCGTACGAGCAGGCCGTGACGGTGTTGCGGGAGAGCATCGGCGTGGCGGAGCCGATGCAGCTCGCGCTCGTGGCGGGCGCGAAGGCGAACCTCGGGCTCGCGCTCGCGTACATCGGTGGTCTCGACGAGGGGATCGTGATGACGAACGAGGCGCTCGGGCAGTTCCGAAAGCAGCGTAACGCGCGGGCCGAGGCGACCGCGCTCGTGTATCTGTCGCGCATGCACGTGATGAAGAAGCGGCTCGGGGAGGCGGCGGTCATGGCGGAGGAGGCGGCGCGGCTCGCGGAGGGGATCCCGGCCGTGCGAGCGCATGCGCTCGCGATGCAAGCGAGCATCGAGCTCGCGAATCAGCGCGCGTCGGTGGCGCTGGATCGGGCGAGCCAGGCGATGGACATCCTGAAGGGCCTCTCGGGGGTGGAGGAGGGGGAGTCGCTGATCCGGCTGGCGCACGCGGCCGCATTGCAGGCGACGGGGCGGACATCGGACGCAAAGCGCCGCGTCGAGGAGGCGCGCGCGGGGCTGATGACGAAGGCGAAGCGGATCGGCGACGAGCGCTGGCGGCAGGTGTTTCTGCAGAACGATCCGGACAACGCGCAGCTCATGCGCCTGGCGAAGAAGTTGCTCGGCCATTGA
- a CDS encoding SDR family oxidoreductase produces the protein MKTVLITGCSSGYGLETARHFHAQGWNVVATMRTPREDVLPRSDRLRVVSLDVTKPERIAAALETSGPIDVLVNNAGIGLLGAFEVTPMTTVRDVFETNTFGVMAMTQAVLPQFRAQKSGVIVNVTSSATLAPMPLVAAYTASKMAIEGFTASLAFELEAFNVRVKLVEPGYCPSTSFTSNGGARMEGLIPEAYAPFAERIFASFAQPAAVTSASDVAEVVWRAANDSTGKLRFPAGPDAVALAGG, from the coding sequence ATGAAGACGGTGCTCATCACGGGTTGCTCTTCTGGTTATGGCCTCGAGACCGCGCGCCACTTCCACGCGCAGGGCTGGAACGTGGTCGCCACCATGCGAACGCCACGCGAGGACGTTCTGCCCCGCTCGGACCGGCTGCGGGTGGTTTCGCTCGATGTGACGAAGCCCGAGCGTATCGCGGCTGCGCTCGAAACGAGTGGGCCCATCGACGTGCTCGTCAACAACGCGGGCATCGGGCTCCTGGGGGCCTTCGAGGTCACGCCGATGACCACGGTGCGCGACGTATTCGAGACCAACACCTTCGGCGTGATGGCAATGACGCAGGCCGTGCTGCCTCAGTTCCGCGCGCAAAAATCGGGGGTGATCGTGAACGTGACCTCGAGCGCGACGCTGGCGCCGATGCCGCTCGTGGCTGCGTACACGGCGAGCAAGATGGCCATCGAAGGGTTCACCGCGTCGCTCGCGTTCGAACTCGAGGCATTCAACGTGCGGGTGAAGCTGGTCGAGCCGGGCTATTGTCCGAGCACGAGCTTCACGAGCAATGGGGGAGCCCGCATGGAAGGGCTGATCCCCGAGGCGTACGCGCCCTTCGCAGAGCGCATCTTCGCTTCTTTTGCGCAGCCGGCAGCCGTGACGAGCGCGTCCGACGTGGCCGAGGTGGTGTGGCGTGCCGCGAACGATTCGACAGGGAAGCTCCGTTTCCCAGCCGGTCCCGACGCGGTGGCGCTCGCAGGCGGTTGA
- a CDS encoding cupin domain-containing protein: MNDPLSEVIALLQPRTVFSKRISGAGRWGVRYSDFGQPSFCAVLEGRCRLAVDGQRVLTLEAGDFVLLPATPGFIMSGFEPVTPERIDPKVTPAPAGEVRHGTRGGPPDVRLLGGFFVFDSSDAALFVSLLPALVHVRGVERLSVLVRLVGDESNEQRSGRDLVLTRLVEILLIEALRSTSGDDAPPGLLRGLSDARLAPAIRQMHGQLARPWTVAKLAKTAALSRSAFFERFTRTVGLPPMEYLLAWRMAVARDLLRRHGLGIAEVAERVGYGSSSTFSTAFSRHVGQPPGRYARTGGAGPCRASASTTC; encoded by the coding sequence ATGAACGACCCTCTCTCGGAGGTCATCGCGCTGCTTCAGCCCCGCACCGTGTTTTCGAAGCGCATCAGCGGCGCCGGTCGCTGGGGGGTTCGTTATTCGGACTTCGGCCAGCCGAGCTTCTGTGCCGTGCTGGAGGGCCGCTGCCGTCTCGCTGTCGACGGCCAGCGTGTCCTGACGCTCGAAGCAGGCGACTTCGTACTCTTGCCGGCGACGCCGGGCTTCATCATGTCGGGCTTCGAACCGGTGACGCCCGAGCGCATCGACCCCAAGGTCACGCCCGCGCCAGCGGGTGAAGTCCGCCATGGCACGCGTGGTGGACCCCCCGACGTGCGGCTGCTCGGGGGCTTTTTCGTCTTCGACTCGTCTGACGCGGCTCTCTTTGTGTCGCTGCTGCCGGCGCTGGTTCACGTGCGTGGTGTCGAGCGGCTTTCGGTCCTGGTGCGGCTCGTCGGCGATGAATCGAACGAGCAGAGATCAGGCCGCGATCTCGTGCTTACGCGGCTCGTGGAGATCCTGCTCATCGAAGCGTTGCGATCGACGTCGGGCGACGATGCGCCTCCGGGGCTCCTGCGCGGGCTCTCCGATGCGCGTCTCGCGCCAGCGATACGGCAAATGCACGGTCAGCTCGCGCGCCCGTGGACGGTGGCAAAGCTCGCGAAGACGGCCGCGCTCTCGCGCTCGGCATTCTTCGAGCGTTTTACCCGCACCGTGGGCCTGCCGCCGATGGAATATCTGCTCGCCTGGCGGATGGCCGTCGCGAGGGATCTGCTACGCCGCCACGGCCTCGGAATCGCCGAGGTCGCCGAGCGCGTCGGTTACGGCTCGTCGAGCACCTTCAGCACTGCGTTCAGCCGCCACGTGGGCCAGCCTCCGGGCCGTTATGCGCGCACGGGCGGCGCTGGACCCTGTCGTGCGAGCGCGTCGACGACTTGCTGA